In Plasmodium vinckei vinckei genome assembly, chromosome: PVVCY_01, one DNA window encodes the following:
- a CDS encoding coatomer alpha subunit, putative — MLVKCETKSQRVKSISFHPKVDLVLAGLHNGVIQLWDYRIGILINKFEEHEGPVRGICFHSVQPLFVSGADDYLIKVWNIHLKKCVFNLTGHLDYIRTVQFHLNYPWILSASDDQTIRIWNWQSRVCIAILTGHNHYVMCAEFHPVYDLIVSGSLDKTIRVWDIKLLREKNVIHSSNSISAGSGGISGIMSASEKPYGLDISNSLLGVHIDNGMNAHLMGSSLHQQSSNNNMFGASDAICKFILDGHEKGINCCAFHHNLPIIASGSDDKLIKLWRYNDNKCWELDTLRGHFNNVSSLLFHKNNDDLLLSNSEDRTMRIWDITKRVCIHTFRRENDRFWILAFKPNSNFIASGHDSGMVIFKFDKEKCPYDKNDSSLFYCKDKQIVMYSIYTNEYINMFPVKKNTNPMTSNYYKLFVNNFCTTHIAIIFLYKEEENLSYDLIICNGINSAPNKPTHTIPQAYSNSPLGVLKSWVKRDNIPKAQVASENDTPFNSESVNYVIKNKSCLYATFFSRNKYIFVEKKNVNSGVSNTSSYIINIHNFPDDNLYKRIEVPFKIEHIYSLNNNKIIICSENKIYLYDINLKSILNEMHHTDIIISVEIVKEYIAFVFKYNIVITTIDLNHLCTVHENIRIKTGTWDSCGNKNVFIYNTHTHLKYLLTNGERGLIKYMEEPVYLFKVYNNKIYYINRKHNVISEPLNDIEYMFKLALINNDEAMAYYYLEMYRNSQNKNENNNGNKSIYFSYNLIGYIKKKGFANLVLQIVNNNHIIFNMSIQLGHIENALKAAKKIDKKHIWNILSTHALLLGNYEIAEYSLQKIKAYDKLSFLYFFSGNIEKLKKMLSISLIRKDFISTFLNSLYIGDIEQRINIFIQQNQCNLALLCSHLYNIPINLSEKEFGFDITNCNYLPPKSYYLSPPIPLIKIKDVEKQSFEKISEKNSEQNIPNWNSSYNWPVKVMENTKNYYYSAQENQMAQKDKMKYAEQIGGINPTHNHLHMSHPHSNSRINQLDPNSQYYNNHIDQRFDDKNSSLGDNNDIWKDDVNDDDINIDLPENHDNTLFNLNNNKGGKIVRGENVILKSLKKNGKISDHIKAGNIQIALKLISKKYGIIDMKPFKQIIKNVYISTYAYITPIQNFIPLKIPININEYNLPDHVNNNLSTTYITKNFLFNQVKKAHKLVTQGKFSSALSLFRNILYSMIFVNTNENEKELNEYLDMCKNYIFAMRLEEERNATANDDPRRSLELMAYFTCCSLQNSHLYLVLRRGMGLAWKAQNYVTAGSFAKRLINGNYENIKGSDEEITKAKKILLVCEQKSTEQYNIDYDPNDYNNIKICSMSLTKINPNEEIVTCPFCHSIAKKSFASKLCSNCVVAQLGIKALGFDFLNKNI; from the exons atgttagtAAAATGCGAAACTAAGAGTCAGCGTGTGAAAAGTATATCATTCCATCCAAAGGTTGATTTGGTATTAGCTGGTTTACATAATGGAGTAATACAATTATGGGACTATAGAATAGGTATATTGATAAATAAGTTTGAAGAACATGAAGGACCAGTAAGAGGAATATGCTTTCACTCCGTTCAACCTCTTTTTGTTAGTGGTGCAGatgattatttaataaaagtatggaatatacatttaaaaaaatgtgtttttaatttaactGGGCATTTAGATTATATAAGAACAGTAcaatttcatttaaattatccATGGATATTATCTGCTTCTGATGATCAAACAATTCGTATTTGGAACTGGCAGAGTAGAGTATGTATAGCCATACTAACTGGTCATAACCACTATGTAATGTGTGCTGAATTTCACCCAGTATATGATTTAATAGTATCAGGAAGTTTAGATAAAACAATAAGAGTATGGGATATTAAATTGTTGcgtgaaaaaaatgtaattcATTCTAGTAATAGTATAAGTGCTGGTAGTGGTGGAATATCTGGAATTATGTCTGCTTCAGAAAAACCATATGGTCTTGATATTTCAAATAGTTTATTGGGTGTTCATATAGATAATGGAATGAATGCCCATTTAATGGGTTCTTCTTTACATCAACAAagtagtaataataatatgtttgGAGCTTCAGATGctatttgtaaatttattttagatGGACATGAAAAAGGAATAAATTGTTGTGCATTTCACCATAACTTACCTATTATTGCATCTGGTTCAGATGATaagttaataaaattatggagatataatgataataaatgcTGGGAATTAGATACATTAAGAGGgcattttaataatgtatcaagtttattatttcataaaaataacgaCGACTTATTATTAAGTAATAGTGAAGATAGAACTATGCGTATATGGGATATAACAAAAAGAGTTTGTATACATACGTTTAGAAGAGAAAATGATAGATTTTGGATTTTAGCATTTAAACCTAATTCTAATTTTATTGCATCTGGTCATGATAGTGGTATggttatttttaaatttgataAAGAGAAATGCCCATacgataaaaatgatagttCTCTCTTCTATTGTAAAGATAAACAAATTGTTAtgtatagtatatatacaaatgaatatattaatatgtttccagtaaaaaaaaatacaaatccAATGACATCTAATTATtacaaattatttgttaataatttttgtacTACCCATATTgctatcatatttttatataaagaagaagaaaatcTTTCATACGACTTAATAATTTGTAATGGCATAAATAGTGCACCCAATAAACCTACTCATACTATTCCACAAGCCTATTCAAATTCTCCATTAGGTGTTTTGAAATCATGGGTTAAACGGGATAATATACCAAAGGCTCAAGTAGCTAGCGAAAATGATACACCATTTAATTCTGAATCAGTTAATTatgtaattaaaaataaaagttgtTTATAtgctacatttttttcgagaaataaatatatttttgttgaaaaaaaaaatgttaatagTGGAGTGAGTAATACCagttcatatataataaatatacataattttcctgatgataatttatataaaagaataGAAGTACCTTTCAAAAttgaacatatatattcattaaataataataaaattattatttgttcagaaaataaaatatatttatatgatataaatttaaaaagtataCTAAATGAAATGCATCATAcagatattattatatctgTTGAAATTGTTAAGGAATATATAGCTtttgtatttaaatataatatagtaATTACTACTATAGatttaaatcatttatGCACAGtacatgaaaatataagaataaaaacaGGTACTTGGGATAGCtgtggaaataaaaatgtttttatatataatacacatacacatttaaaatatttattaacaaatGGTGAAAGAGGATtgattaaatatatggaaGAACCAGTATACTTATTTaaagtatataataataaaatttattatataaatagaaaACATAATGTAATTAGCGAGCCATTAAATGATATTGAATACATGTTTAAGTTAgcattaattaataatgatgaagCAATGGCTTATTACTATCTAGAAATGTATAGAAATtctcaaaataaaaatgaaaataataatggaaataaaagtatatattttagttATAACTTAATTGGAtatattaagaaaaaaGGATTTGCAAATTTAGTTCTTCaaattgttaataataatcacATAATTTTCAACATGTCTATACAGTTAGGACATATTGAAAATGCATTAAAAGCTgccaaaaaaatagataagAAGCATATATGGAATATTTTAAGTACCCatgcattattattaggAAATTATGAAATAGCAGAATATtcattacaaaaaattaaagcaTATGAcaaattatcatttttatatttttttagtggcaacatagaaaaattaaaaaaaatgttatcaATTTCATTAATACGTAAAGATTTTAtttcaacatttttaaattcattatatattggaGATATTGAACAgagaataaatatatttatacaacaAAATCAATGTAATTTAGCTTTATTATGCTCTCACCTTTATAATATTCCTATCAACTTATCTGAAAAGGAATTTGGATTTGATATTACAAATTGCAATTACCTTCCTCCAAAatcttattatttatccCCCCCAATCCCTCTCATCAAAATTAAAGATGTTGAAAAACAaagttttgaaaaaatttctgaaaaaaattctGAACAAAATATACCTAATTGGAATAGTTCATATAACTGGCCCGTTAAAGTTATGGagaatacaaaaaattattattacagtGCTCAAGAAAATCAAATGGCacaaaaagataaaatgaaatatgcAGAACAAATAGGTGGTATAAATCCAACACATAATCATTTACATATGAGCCATCCACATAGTAATAGTCGAATAAATCAACTAGATCCTAACTcacaatattataataatcataTAGATCAAAGATTTGacgataaaaatagtagtCTTGGTGATAACAATGATATATGGAAAGACGATGTTAATgatgatgatataaatatcgATTTACCAGAAAATCATGataatacattatttaatttgaataataataaaggtGGAAAAATAGTTAGAGGAGAAAatgtaatattaaaatctttgaaaaaaaatggcaaAATTAGTGATCATATAAAAGCAGGAAATATTCAAATtgctttaaaattaatttcaaaaaaatatggaattATAGATATGAAACcatttaaacaaattataaaaaatgtttatatttctacatatgcatatataacacctattcaaaattttattcctttaaaaattccaataaatattaatgaatataatttacctgaccatgttaataataatttaagtacaacatatattacaaaaaattttctttttaatcAAGTAAAAAAAGCACATAAATTAGTGACTCAAGGAAAATTTTCATCAGCTTTATCTTTGTtcagaaatattttatatagtatgatttttgttaatacaaatgaaaatgaaaaggaattaaatgaatatcTTGATATGTGTAAAAACTATATTTTTGCTATGAGATTAGAGGAAGAAAGAAATGCTACTGCTAATGATGATCCACGAAGAAGTTTAGAATTAATGGCATATTTTACATGTTGCTCTTTACAAAATTCACATCTTTATCTTGTCCTTCGAAGAGGAATGGGTTTAGCTTGGAAGGCACAAAATTATGTCACTGCTGGCTCG TTTGCTAAACGattaataaatggaaaTTATGAAAACATAAAAGGATCTGATGAAGAAATCAcaaaagcaaaaaaaatattacttGTTTGTGAACAGAAGAGCACAgaacaatataatattgattACGACCCGAATGATTACA ataatataaaaatatgtagtaTGAGTCTCACTAAAATTAATCCGAATGAGGAAATTGTCACATGCCCCTTTTGTCATTCCattgcaaaaaaaagttttgcATCCAAGTTGTGTTCTAATTGTGTAGTTGCGCAATTAGGAATAAAA GCTCTTggatttgattttttaaataaaaatatttaa
- a CDS encoding glutaredoxin-like protein, whose protein sequence is MNFITEAERENLEKSEGLKLFYTNSSQNKEYESHINVLKEIAEDYEEIKIYVIKIDSNNSSYGFEFYQDTKLLKGFTNCHIGTITTFLRKYMSSCSYGNEEMENDNENEEEKINKKIENLLKSNKIILFMKGSKTFPQCKFSNAVVFMLNSLKIKYNTYDILQDEDIRSQLKIYSNWPTYPQLYINTELIGGHDIIKSMYDTNELKEIIPSDCFEE, encoded by the coding sequence ATGAACTTTATAACGGAAGCAGAACGAGAGAATTTGGAAAAGTCCGAGGGACTAAAATTATTCTACACAAATTCAAGtcaaaataaagaatatgaaTCCCACATAAATGTTTTGAAAGAAATAGCTGAAGAttatgaagaaataaaaatttatgtcATTAAAATAGatagtaataatagtaGTTATGGATTTGAATTTTATCAAGAtactaaattattaaaaggtTTTACAAATTGCCATATAGGAACCATAACGACATttttaagaaaatatatgtcaTCATGTAGCTATGGAAATGAAGAAAtggaaaatgataatgaaaatgaagaagaaaaaataaataaaaaaattgaaaacttattaaaaagtaataaaattatactCTTTATGAAAGGAAGTAAAACATTTCCACAATGTAAATTTAGTAATGCTGTTGTTTTTATGTTAAATAgcttaaaaattaaatataatacatatgaTATTTTACAAGATGAAGATATACGAAGccaattaaaaatttattcaaattGGCCTACATATCcacaattatatattaatacagAACTAATAGGTGGCCatgatattattaaaagcaTGTATGATacaaatgaattaaaagaaattatcCCCTCAGACTGTTTTGAAGAATAA
- a CDS encoding long chain polyunsaturated fatty acid elongation enzyme, putative — protein sequence MAFNILFLNNLGERILQYFNASLKPGRRVTKDWFMINPTHFFIVFFAYIIFVFIAYIYKSLYATRQNSDKLSKIKPNSKIKNSQSNTAIQKIVPIYNLIQVLLSTIICVLTIYNARKRGFKLFYNYVDFSKTNIAFWCWLFYLNKIFDFVDTILITIKQNWNQFSFLHVYHHISIFLIMWINTSIGYDGDVYYIIVSNSFVHSIMYAYYFFASLKYKIPVYLKSCVTYIQMLQFVSMILPGFCIFFLKYKTPHPIRLVGLCFYYCITLLILFFHFSYKTYIRPKTKVA from the exons ATGGCattcaatatattatttttaaataatcttGGAGAGAGGATTTTGCAGTATTTTAACGCGTCGTTAAAGCCGGGAAGAAGAGTTACTAAGGATTGGTTCATGATAAATCCAACACACttttttatagttttttttgcatatattatttttgtttttattgcatatatatataagtcTTTATATGCTACTCGTCAAAATTCTGATAAGctatcaaaaataaaaccaaactcaaaaattaaaaactcTCAAAGCAATACGGCCATTCAAAAGATAGTACctatatacaatttaatACAA gTATTATTAAGCACTATTATATGTGTCTTAACAATTTATAATGCAAGAAAACGAGGATTTaaactattttataattatgtagatttttcaaaaacaaatattgcATTTTGGTGCTGGCTATTTTACTT aaataaaatatttgattttgtcgatacaatattaattactattaaacaaaattggaaccaattttcttttttacaTGTTTATCACCatatttcaatttttcTAATTATGTGGATAAACACAAGCATTGGATATGATGGCGATgtctattatataatagtatCTAA CTCATTTGTGCATTCCATTATGTATGCTTACTACTTCTTTGCaagtttaaaatataaaataccaGTTTATTTGAAATCGTGTGTTACCTATATCCAAATGTTACAA tTTGTTTCAATGATCTTACCAGgattttgtattttctttttaaaatataaaacccCCCATCCAATTAGGTTAGTAGGATTATGCTTCTACTATTGTATTAcccttttaattttatttttccatttttcatataaaacatatatacgcccaaaaacaaaagttgcataa
- a CDS encoding RNA-binding protein, putative, producing MSLNFSIANVVYVKNLSANVSEEDIREKFQECDEIINVVFKKFPGTNQKYCQIEFKTSEGITKSSRLNGELLLNLPMTVTVIEPILQSQSFSETANIGEHDKNGSNTDYTSSQYQNLQNILLQNQAVSDQKKRLVDFQNELNEKNKKFDVFSKIIYMENIPEKYNESDVVEFFKHVGKTTSYKFQYNEQINMYTAYVEFINEENAKAALNLSGTKIEDKEIIIKDAYSILNQTDSSLKTQLSIYNNLSKKLNSDQNIINKQSNVNEKVEKVLALKEKLALKLCAMYNPNLLLVNNLVQANQLLLTNSLDSTSNNINKEKDKNELDLATSQKGLKHSDKRTDEDTSDDERKKYIKKKRKKNNKYSSNSRSSHDSEESDERSSQSGSSSRSSSGGRKRNIDKRRSSRKREKMKKRSSSSSSNSSKSDSSSSYDSEKHTDRHKYRNQRHKKKRKKNSKGGYDSSDTYSDSSHSSKRKHRKSSSDKPWWIQESEKMEMRKRMKEKYRREMLYRHREREKSRYRHRDRDRSRDRDRR from the exons ATGAGTTTAAATTTTAGTATAGCCAATGttgtatatgtaaaaaatctTTCTGCTAATGTATCGGAAGAAGATATAAGGGAAAAATTTCAAGAATGtgatgaaataattaatgttgtatttaaaaa gTTCCCTGGAACAAACCAAAAATATTGTCAAATTGAATTTAAAACTTCAGAAGGTATAACTAAATCTTCAAGATTAAATGGCGAACTTTTATTAAACTTACCTATGACTGTTACAGTTATTGAACCCATTTTACAATCACAATCTTTTAGTGAAACAGCAAATATTGGCGAGcatgataaaaatgggaGTAATACCGATTACACCAGTTCTCAATACCAG AACTTGCAAAATATTCTTCTGCAAAACCAAGCCGTCTCggatcaaaaaaaaagacttgtcgattttcaaaatgaattaaatgaaaaaaataaaaaattcgacgtattttctaaaattatatatatggagaATATTCCTGAAAAG TACAATGAGAGTGACGTAGTGGAATTTTTTAAGCATGTCGGAAAAACCACAAGCTACAAGTTTCAGTATaatgaacaaataaatatgtacacCGCATATGttgaatttataaatgaagaaaatgcaAAAGCTGCATTAAATTTAAGTGGGACAAAGATCGaagataaagaaataataattaaagatGCATATAGTATTCTTAATCAAACTGATAGTTCATTAAAAACACAATTatctatttataataatttaagtaaaaaattaaatagtgatcaaaatataataaataaacaaagtaatgtaaatgaaaaagtaGAAAAAGTTTTAgctttaaaagaaaaattagcACTTAAGTTATGTGCTATGTATAATCCAAATTTATTGCTAGTAAATAATCTTGTACAAGCTAatcaattattattaacaaattCGTTAGATAGTActtcaaataatataaacaaagaaaaagataaaaatgaattggATTTAGCAACTAGTCAAAAGGGATTAAAACATAGTGATAAAAGAACTGATGAAGATACTAGTGATgatgaaagaaaaaaatatataaaaaaaaaaagaaaaaaaaataataaatatagtagTAATTCACGTTCTTCACATGATAGTGAAGAATCAGATGAACGTTCATCCCAAAGTGGAAGTAGCAGTAGAAGCAGTTCGGGGGGAAGAAAAAGGAATATAGATAAAAGACGTAGTAGTAGAAAAAGagagaaaatgaaaaaacgAAGCTCAAGTTCTAGTTCAAATTCTAGTAAAAGTGATTCATCAAGTTCTTATGATTCTGAAAAACATACTGATAGACATAAATATCGAAATCAaagacataaaaaaaaaagaaaaaaaaattcaaaaggGGGGTATGATAGTTCTGATACTTATAGTGATTCTTCACATTCttcaaaaagaaaacataGAAAATCGAGTAGTGACAAACCATGGTGGATACAAGAGTCtgaaaaaatggaaatgcGGAAAAGaatgaaagaaaaatatcGACGAGAAATGCTATATAGACATAGAGAAAGAGAAAAATCCCGATATAGACATAGGGACAGAGATAGAAGTAGAGATCGGGATAGAAGATAA
- a CDS encoding polypyrimidine tract-binding protein, putative produces MNKRMLPNGENDNDSKSGVKRYMMNPEDQLENNNLQNENNNYNLNNSENGIKEENYIGGNNHDISNNINCDENNNLNFMINNSNDHNNYAGLLNIESIGNSNPNYNNNNNNNNEYNINSFIGKHGMDNNRNGHSYYTNEGKKRKGSRYAMPFLKKEKNNVNNMLVLKNVPSDTDEEDIKSLIRPFVNNKTPDIIFNEEGVIIKLYDDDLQENIFNYFKEHPTQIKGSFFEIKLTKINDDISSKGILENHKNNNGNMNSGYGNNEYNNGLYDMRGSMEYFDRENSKDNLNGHDKRNSKYNKNECSKVILVSVVNMQYPVDIELIYYLFSKCGAVEKIITISKKTSIFQALVQLESIEVAKEAIKTLHNRNIYDGCNTLQIQYSFLKELIVKNNNSQSWDYTTSNPQRNKNSSSFQNSHGVLPTPTRNIKETELYKLLERKFKIVDFETKNTSKTPVLICYNIPKEYTDVNKLFNLFSVYGYVSRIKILREKPDSALIQYSNYLFSSLAQECLQHAKICQNILELHFSKIYDIKISYQDKNRDSYKAKFFSNHDQRYGMSDQLKYVKGACKPTKTLFISNVSEEVTEECIIALFNKYDEINKFKSQPIKEGKKNFTATIEMNSEDTATKALMDLHNFQLKDRCMKVSFTKTKLP; encoded by the exons atgaataagaGAATGCTGCCAAATGGTGAAAACGATAATGACAGCAAATCGGGAGTTAAACGATATATGATGAATCCCGAAGATCaattagaaaataataatttacaaaatgaaaacaataattataatttaaataattcagaaaatggaataaaagaagaaaactACATTGGAGGAAATAATCATGATATTTCGAATAACATAAATtgtgatgaaaataataatttaaattttatgataaACAATTCAAATGaccataataattatgctGGCCTTCTTAATATTGAATCAATTGGTAATAGCAATCCAAATTACaacaacaataataataataataatgaatataatataaacagTTTTATTGGAAAACATGGGATGGATAATAATCGAAATGGACATTCATATTATACAAACGAAggaaagaaaagaaaaggaAGTAGATATGCTATGccatttttaaagaaagaaaaaaataatgtaaataatatgctcgttttaaaaaatgtaccATCTGATACAGATGAAGAAGATATTAAATCACTTATAAGACcatttgtaaataataaaactcctgatattatatttaatgaagaaggtgtaataataaaattatatgatgatgatttacaagaaaatatttttaactaTTTTAAGGAACATCCAACTCAAATAAAGGGATcgttttttgaaataaaattgacaaaaataaatgacgATATATCAAGTAAAGGAATTTTAGAAAatcacaaaaataataatggaaatatGAATAGCGGATATGGAAATAATGAGTATAATAATGGCCTTTATGATATGCGTGGGTCAATGGAATATTTCGATAGAGAAAATTCTAAGGATAATTTAAATGGACATGATAAAAGAAAttctaaatataataaaaatgaatgttCAAAAGTAATTTTAGTATCTGTTGTAAATATGCAATATCCTGTTGATATagaattaatttattatttatttagtaAATGTGGAGCtgtagaaaaaattattactatatcaaaaaaaacatcTATTTTTCAAGCCTTAGTACAATTAGAATCAATTGAAGTAGCTAAAGAAGCAATAAAAACATTGCataatagaaatatatatgatggATGTAATACTTTACAAATccaatattcatttttaaaagaacttatagttaaaaataataattcacaATCCTGGGATTATACTACATCAAATCCgcaaagaaataaaaacagTTCTTCTTTTCAAAACTCTCATGGTGTCTTGCCAACTCCAACAA GAAATATCAAGGAAACAGAATTGTACAAATTGCTAGAAAGAAAATTTAAGATTGTTGACtttgaaacaaaaaatacatcGAAAACTCCTGTCCTAATTTGCTACAACATCCCTAAGGAGTATACTGACGTAAACAAG cTGTTCAATTTGTTTAGTGTATATGGCTATGTTTcaagaattaaaatattacgCGAGAAGCCAGATTCTGCTCTTATCCAATATTcgaattatttgttttccTCATTGGCTCAAGAGTGCTTACAACATGCAAAGATTtgtcaaaatattttggaactacatttttctaaaatatatgatataaaaatttcatATCAGGACAAAAACAGAGACTCTTATAAGGCcaaattttttagtaaCCACGATCAGCGATATGGG ATGTCTGATCAACTAAAATATGTTAAGGGAGCATGCAAACCCACCAAAACTCTGTTTATATCTAATGTCAGCGAAGAAGTCACAGAGGAATGCATAATAGCTTTATTCAACAAATACGATGAAATCAACAAGTTTAAATCACAGCCTATAAAAGAGGGGAAGAAAAATTTTACGGCGACTATTGAAATGAATTCAGAGGATACG GCAACCAAAGCTCTAATGGATCTTCATAACTTTCAACTGAAAGATCGTTGCATGAAAGTGTCATTTACGAAAACTAAACTGCCATGA
- a CDS encoding ubiquitin-conjugating enzyme E2, putative — MAKNRLLIESREAKKQNDPDIFLSHSDYNLYEWEAVIRGPKDSPYEGGKWKLSIKCKNTYPIDPPLITFITKVFHPNVNFTTGALCMDILKTNWSPAWTIQSLCRAILFLLNEPNAESPLNCDAGNLIRSGDVKGFKSMAKMYTKEYAS, encoded by the exons atggcGAAAAATCGACTTTTAATTGAATCCCGGGAAGCTAAAAAGCAAAATGACCCtgacatttttttgtcacATAg TGATTACAATTTATACGAATGGGAAGCTGTAATAAGGGGCCCAAAGGACTCACCATATgag GGAGGAAAATGGAAACTAAGTATAAAATGCAAAAACACATACCCAATAGACCCCCCTTTGATAACATTTATAACGAAAGTATTTCATCCTAATGTAAATTTTACAACAG GGGCACTGTGTATGGACATACTAAAAACGAATTGGAGCCCAGCTTGGACAATTCAATCCTTATGTCGTGctattctttttcttttgaaTGAGCCCAATGCTGAAAGCCCATTAAATTGTGACGCAG gCAATTTAATACGGTCTGGGGATGTAAAGGGTTTTAAATCCATGGCAAAAATGTATACTAAGGAATATGCATCCTGA